The following proteins come from a genomic window of Methanocella conradii HZ254:
- a CDS encoding ATP-dependent 6-phosphofructokinase, producing the protein MKTIGIVTSGGDAPGMNAAIRAVTRIASYRGFKVLGFERGWEGLISNFVRPLTPRSVSGIIQLGGTILHTTRCPRMETPEGMEKAVDCLASNGVDGLVVIGGDGSFRAALALSERTDTLIVGVPATIDNDVAGTDETIGFDTAVNTAVQEIDKIRDTAISHERIFIVEVMGRKRGFLAAMVGLTVGAEIILVPEVPFKAEKVFNTIKDNAAKGKRSAIIVAAEGIGDTKKLALDIEKNTGLETRLSILGYAQRGGSPTARSRYLAGELGNKAVEIISEENGGQVACLQNGVITSIDLKTTCSMEKPLDLRLLKLADILAT; encoded by the coding sequence TTGAAGACCATCGGCATCGTGACGAGCGGCGGCGACGCGCCGGGCATGAACGCTGCTATAAGGGCAGTCACGCGGATTGCGAGCTACCGCGGCTTCAAGGTGCTTGGATTTGAGCGAGGCTGGGAGGGCCTTATCTCAAACTTCGTGAGGCCTTTGACGCCGAGATCGGTCAGCGGCATCATACAATTAGGGGGTACTATACTCCATACGACGAGGTGTCCGCGCATGGAGACGCCCGAGGGCATGGAGAAAGCCGTCGATTGCCTCGCCTCCAATGGCGTGGATGGCCTGGTGGTCATCGGAGGCGACGGGTCTTTCAGGGCGGCCTTAGCGTTAAGCGAAAGGACCGATACTCTAATCGTGGGGGTGCCGGCGACCATCGACAACGACGTGGCGGGGACGGATGAGACCATAGGTTTTGACACGGCGGTGAACACGGCCGTCCAGGAAATCGATAAGATAAGGGACACGGCAATATCACATGAAAGGATTTTTATCGTAGAAGTGATGGGCCGCAAAAGAGGATTTTTAGCGGCAATGGTAGGCCTTACAGTAGGCGCCGAGATCATACTGGTGCCCGAGGTCCCATTTAAAGCCGAAAAAGTCTTCAACACTATTAAAGATAATGCGGCCAAGGGGAAACGGTCGGCCATAATTGTCGCCGCCGAGGGCATAGGGGACACGAAAAAGCTCGCCCTTGACATAGAAAAAAACACGGGATTGGAGACCAGGCTGAGCATTTTAGGCTATGCCCAGCGAGGGGGTAGCCCTACGGCAAGAAGCCGCTACCTGGCAGGAGAGCTCGGCAACAAAGCCGTAGAGATAATCTCCGAGGAAAATGGGGGCCAGGTGGCTTGCCTTCAAAATGGGGTCATTACGAGCATAGACCTCAAAACAACATGCAGCATGGAGAAACCCCTGGACCTTCGTTTGCTCAAGCTTGCGGACATCCTTGCGACATGA
- the nifU gene encoding Fe-S cluster assembly scaffold protein NifU — MYSPKVMQHFSNPQNVGEISDADGVGEVGNPVCGDMMTIYIKVKDNVITDIKFKTFGCAAAIATSSIITTMAKGMTLEDAEKIGRKDVADELGGLPPQKMHCSNLAADGLKLAIENYRRKLQGLPPKSGVTSGEER, encoded by the coding sequence ATGTATTCGCCAAAGGTTATGCAACACTTCTCGAACCCGCAGAACGTGGGCGAGATATCTGACGCCGACGGCGTGGGCGAGGTCGGGAACCCGGTGTGCGGAGACATGATGACCATTTACATAAAAGTAAAAGATAATGTGATTACAGACATTAAGTTTAAGACGTTCGGGTGTGCCGCGGCCATAGCTACGAGCAGCATCATAACGACTATGGCTAAGGGCATGACGCTGGAGGATGCCGAGAAGATCGGCCGCAAAGACGTCGCCGATGAGCTCGGCGGCCTGCCGCCCCAGAAGATGCACTGCTCTAACCTTGCAGCAGATGGCCTGAAGCTCGCCATCGAGAACTACCGGCGGAAGCTGCAGGGGCTGCCACCAAAGTCCGGCGTTACCTCGGGCGAGGAAAGGTAA
- the nifS gene encoding cysteine desulfurase NifS has product MKKVYLDNSATTRVSQEVLDAMLPFFTETYGNPSSLHTMGQEASAAVQKAREQVARAIGADAEEIIFTSCGTEADNLALVGTAYANRKKGNHIITSSIEHPAILRTCEFLEKEGFRVTYLPVDRYGMVSPADVEAAIRPETTLISVMAVNNEIGTIQPVREIGRIAKEHNVYFHSDAVQAVGKVPINVKKDDIDMLSLSGHKIHAPKGVGALYVKKGTRIQALIHGGGQERNMKSGTENVPGIVGLGQACEAAIRDFDKNTAHMKRLRDKLIEGLLKIDRVRLNGHPTIRSPNNVNVSFSFIEGESLVLFLDMSGIEASTGSACSSKNLKASHVLLACGLPPEEAHGSLRLTNCAFNTEDEIDYVLETLPGIVDRLRAMSPLYKEAARTTT; this is encoded by the coding sequence ATGAAAAAAGTATATTTAGATAATAGCGCAACCACCAGGGTCAGCCAGGAAGTCCTGGATGCCATGCTGCCCTTTTTTACTGAGACGTATGGTAACCCGTCAAGCCTGCACACGATGGGCCAGGAGGCTAGCGCAGCCGTCCAGAAGGCCAGAGAGCAGGTCGCCCGCGCCATCGGTGCGGACGCGGAAGAGATCATTTTCACCTCGTGCGGCACCGAGGCTGATAACCTGGCGCTGGTCGGTACTGCCTACGCTAACAGGAAAAAGGGGAACCACATCATAACGTCAAGCATCGAGCATCCCGCTATTCTGCGTACTTGCGAGTTCCTGGAGAAAGAGGGCTTCAGGGTGACGTACCTGCCCGTGGACAGGTATGGCATGGTCAGCCCCGCGGACGTCGAGGCCGCCATCAGGCCCGAGACGACGCTGATCAGCGTTATGGCTGTGAACAATGAGATCGGCACGATCCAGCCAGTCAGGGAGATAGGACGCATAGCAAAAGAGCACAACGTCTACTTCCATTCGGACGCAGTCCAGGCCGTCGGGAAAGTGCCCATAAACGTTAAAAAAGACGATATCGACATGCTCTCGCTGTCTGGCCATAAGATCCACGCGCCCAAAGGCGTGGGAGCGCTGTACGTGAAAAAGGGCACCAGGATACAGGCGCTCATCCACGGAGGCGGCCAGGAGCGCAACATGAAGAGCGGCACCGAGAACGTGCCGGGCATTGTAGGCCTGGGCCAGGCATGCGAGGCGGCCATCCGGGACTTCGATAAGAATACGGCGCACATGAAGAGGCTCCGGGATAAGCTTATTGAGGGCCTCCTGAAGATCGACCGCGTTCGCCTGAACGGCCATCCCACCATACGCTCGCCTAATAACGTGAACGTCAGTTTCAGCTTCATCGAGGGCGAGTCGCTGGTACTATTCCTTGACATGTCGGGGATCGAGGCGTCGACGGGCTCGGCATGCTCTTCTAAAAACTTAAAGGCATCGCACGTGTTGCTGGCCTGTGGCCTGCCGCCCGAGGAGGCGCACGGCTCGCTCCGCCTGACGAATTGTGCCTTCAACACGGAAGATGAGATCGATTACGTGCTTGAGACGCTTCCGGGCATCGTAGATCGGCTAAGAGCGATGTCGCCACTTTATAAAGAGGCGGCTCGTACGACGACGTGA
- a CDS encoding threonyl-tRNA synthetase editing domain-containing protein, with product MKILAIHVDHISWKANRKAKFAEEVVQKEDEMTDCVVLFSSVEKLDENNPLKVIAGATHDVIHRLNQIKVNKVVIFPYAHLTSTLSTPVVALQVLKGLEESLKAHGLEVKRAPFGWYKEYDIKSTGHPLSELSMTICPYDGANCDFLCPYCSNPIKIKDVAGRVGTTPGACEEHIIE from the coding sequence GTGAAGATACTGGCGATACACGTCGATCACATTAGCTGGAAGGCGAACCGCAAGGCGAAGTTCGCCGAAGAGGTCGTACAAAAAGAGGATGAGATGACCGATTGCGTCGTTTTGTTCAGTAGCGTGGAGAAGCTCGATGAGAATAACCCGCTGAAGGTCATAGCGGGCGCCACGCATGACGTAATACACAGGCTCAACCAGATAAAGGTGAACAAGGTCGTCATCTTCCCATATGCCCATCTTACCAGCACGTTGAGCACCCCTGTAGTAGCCCTTCAAGTCTTAAAGGGGCTGGAGGAAAGCCTCAAGGCGCACGGGCTTGAGGTCAAGCGCGCCCCGTTCGGCTGGTACAAGGAGTATGACATCAAGAGCACAGGCCATCCGCTTTCCGAGCTATCCATGACCATCTGCCCCTACGATGGGGCAAATTGTGACTTCCTATGCCCATACTGCTCTAACCCGATAAAGATAAAAGACGTGGCTGGACGCGTAGGAACTACCCCGGGAGCGTGCGAGGAGCATATAATCGAGTAG
- the metX gene encoding homoserine O-acetyltransferase MetX, whose product MSAGSVGIVKTHYHHLSGGLPLESGQKLDEVTIAYETYGKLNKDKSNAILILHALSGDAHAAGRHEGDKRPGWWDIVIGPGKAFDTDKYFVICSNIIGGCKGSTGPSSINPSTGKPYGLNFPVITIGDMVNAQKKLIDFLGIEQLYAVAGGSMGGMQALQWCVAYPDSVRRGIIIATAAYSRPQHIAFNEVGRRAIMSDPNWNRGDYYGGEPPTKGLALARMVGHITYLSDESMQQKFGRRLKDKERYGYDFSTDFQVESYLQHQGGAFVKRFDANSYLYITKAIDYFDLKKNGSLDEAFRAVKARFLVISVTSDWLYPPYQSKEIVMALSSNGVDVSYAEINSIYGHDAFLLEGGQLNYLISNFLTPKLVKDVMASAVTIDENSSIEAAARAMLDSGVSHLPVVSNGGTISGIVTAWDISKAVALKYTCLDEIMTRNVVTIRKCDTLEAAAAKMELHDISALPVVDDAGHVIGILTSDGISKLIGQHK is encoded by the coding sequence CATAGCCTATGAAACATATGGCAAGCTTAACAAGGATAAGAGCAACGCTATACTGATCCTACACGCTTTATCCGGGGACGCCCACGCCGCTGGACGGCACGAGGGCGACAAACGGCCCGGATGGTGGGACATCGTAATCGGCCCTGGCAAGGCGTTCGACACGGATAAGTACTTCGTCATATGTAGCAACATAATAGGAGGGTGTAAGGGATCTACCGGTCCCTCCTCCATCAACCCGTCAACGGGCAAGCCTTATGGGCTTAATTTTCCGGTCATCACCATCGGCGATATGGTGAACGCTCAGAAAAAGCTCATTGACTTTTTAGGGATTGAGCAGCTCTACGCCGTAGCCGGAGGCTCCATGGGCGGAATGCAGGCGCTCCAGTGGTGCGTGGCATATCCTGACAGTGTCAGGCGGGGCATCATCATAGCCACGGCAGCATATTCGCGGCCCCAGCACATCGCATTCAACGAGGTAGGGCGCAGGGCCATCATGTCAGACCCTAACTGGAATAGAGGCGATTATTATGGCGGTGAGCCGCCTACCAAGGGCCTTGCGCTGGCCAGGATGGTCGGCCATATCACCTATCTAAGCGACGAGTCCATGCAGCAGAAGTTCGGCCGCAGGCTCAAGGATAAAGAGCGGTATGGATATGACTTTTCCACCGACTTCCAGGTCGAAAGCTACCTGCAGCATCAGGGGGGTGCATTCGTAAAACGATTCGATGCGAACTCCTACCTGTATATTACCAAGGCCATCGATTACTTCGACCTTAAGAAAAATGGCTCGCTAGATGAGGCGTTCAGGGCAGTCAAGGCCAGGTTTTTAGTAATTTCAGTGACCTCGGATTGGCTCTACCCTCCGTACCAGTCGAAGGAAATAGTCATGGCGCTCTCTTCCAACGGCGTGGACGTGAGCTATGCGGAGATCAACTCCATTTACGGCCACGACGCCTTTTTATTGGAAGGAGGCCAGCTAAACTATCTTATATCCAATTTCCTGACGCCAAAGCTCGTCAAGGACGTCATGGCCAGCGCGGTCACAATCGACGAGAACTCGAGCATCGAGGCTGCCGCACGTGCCATGCTGGATAGCGGGGTCTCACACTTGCCCGTCGTATCCAATGGCGGGACCATTTCGGGCATAGTCACCGCCTGGGACATATCCAAGGCGGTCGCCCTTAAATACACATGTCTTGACGAGATCATGACCAGGAACGTGGTCACGATCAGGAAGTGCGACACGCTTGAGGCCGCCGCGGCCAAAATGGAGCTGCACGACATATCCGCTCTCCCCGTGGTCGACGATGCCGGCCATGTCATCGGAATTTTGACCAGCGACGGCATAAGTAAGCTCATCGGCCAGCATAAATGA